cattttttcaaaagacttccaaaataaaatttcaaaaactctcaaCACCGAGTTtcactgtaaaaattttaaggaaacattttttcaaatatgcaTTGAAATGGATTCTTGAAAAAGTGGGATTTTCTAACTTGTtgtgttgcaaaatttaaaaaaaaatcatgattgGAACTTTGAGGCtgtttttagtaatttttagcAGCAACCTACAGGCGCTACTTTTTCAAGTTCTGAAGTGTTACTTTTCGCGAACCTTTGACGGCTCCTGCCTCATAGAGCACCTTTGTTTGCCATTCAAGGATTAAGAAATATGAGCAAAAATCTTCAATAATACCTTAACAAACCTCTAATCCCCGCACTTTCCACCTAAATGACGTCAGAGAAGGACAATCACATGTTAccctaattttaaaaataaaaaaaattgccgacgACAACAGATATCCaattgtaaaaaacaaaaatatatggaaATACAAAAAGTTATTTCAGATATCTCAACGACTTCCCGCAAAACAAGGACTTGTAtctgaagctgaaaaatgtgaacgCGCAGACGGTCGACATGAACTGCAGTGATCCCGGGTTTGAAGCGATTGCGGCGCAGTATTTGAAGGTttgtattggaaaaatttctgatttgagCTATGTGCTCACTAgagggaaaaaaattaattcaccTGGAGGTTTAGAAAAGGCCAGATACTTTTGAGGTCAGACAGGTGGAAAATAGACCATTTGACTTATGGGGTTATTGTTTTAATGTGTTCTACTCCGAGAAGTACTAAAAATTTATCATAACTCGAAAAGTCACATCACTTTAGTttggttgaaattttgaaattacaaaaatttgccaCAACTAACCTCCGCccatatattgattttttgttaaatttaatATGAATATTGTTATGATTATGGTATTTGTTCCTGCAAGTAGAATTGATGAAGTTaactttcaaaacatttttttttcaaaattaatattataacgctcacattattttttttcgattttcttgaaaagtgcaaatttttaatttttaattgcgtttataaatataaaaaaatgcgCTCTACcacttaaaattttagacaaaaaacaaattttttgttgaatgcaaaaaagtgtgcgtttttgaagaattgattttttgaaaaaaaaattgctgaaaattccgcTGGTACGATAGTTAGAAGTTACAGTACTTTTAAAGgtgcactctttttttttcaaatatgtgttttttttgcccgataaaaattgagtttttgtgcTTATCTTggtaatttctaaaaaaacgtttgaattgATGTTTCACAAAACTCAAAGcaataagaacaaaaaatttgtttatacAATCACACTAATATCACGTGGTGTTAGAGTGTTTCATCaaggtttgatctacaaaaaatgcgggaatttcccccccccccccctggaaaatgtgacgtcagcacactcttaaccatgcgaaaacAGATGTAcaatctgcgtctcttctcccgcatttttcgaagatcaaaccaaaatgggaaactttgacaccacgtgtattAATATCAGTATGATATCACTTTTTTGTCTGGAATTTCACACTTTTGTTACTAGAAAATCCTCTCAAAATTCGCGAAGTTCTCCTTGCTTGAATTAGTTTTTCTATTTAgttatattttcatttcttaattTAGTTCTGTTAATTTATTCATTCTAGTCATGAGGTTTTCTAATAAATCATATGTTTCCATTACTTTTCTTGGGAGGAAAAAATGTGCGAATTTTTCGTAAACAccataataaatttttcctGCAAATGATCTTTCAACACTTTGAATGAATAAAGGTTTGGGTTCAAATATGAAATATGACTACACTGACAATCAAAATACAATCGAAATATCGAgtacaaattcaattttcaggtgtttGATGACGTCATAACTGCGGTCGAGGAGAAGCCGGGAGATGTGCAGACGGCGTGCGATAGGTTACAGGCGGTGGGGAAAATGCACCGACAAAAGGTAACGCTAtagaattaattttgaatcttaaaataatttaggtTTTTACTTGACCAATAGTGCgtatattttgaaaggtcTAAACAATGAAATAtcactttaaattttcagtagaatttattttttggaaattttgactttttttattcaaacaattttttgtaggcATTTTGCTTGAATCCTTTGGTAATTTGTATATTTCATGCATAAGTGACAAGTTAAAAAAAGCCaagcaaaaagttttgaaaaaaaaatttaaaacatttttttgtgatttttctataacttattttttaagattattttttaaaaataacgcAGACAAACCTGTAATataattctagatttttcaaaaaaagcgtCACCATTAAATTTCATTAGACTTTGAAAACACAAggaatttgccaaattttatcaaattttgttacacctcattaaaaattaaaggtttaaaggtggagtagcatCAGTGCACTTATAATAATCCAAAACGATCAAaattcataataaaacactccaaaaaattttttagatttgtcctaatttccggtcaaagttttggcaaaatgccaaaattttgaaaaatatgagcttttgaggaaattcacagcaatgtcgcatgttccgacacttacaatgttttaatacgaataatttgaacaaaattaaactataaaaatgtaggaagataaaaaatgttttttggtcgGCTTCCAAAATTAggattggcaaaaattgagcaattgtcactttttgagagTAAATtaatatgtttcaaaattgtttgaaaagttttattatgatattcggtcactTTGATACCCtaggagtagtttttaacactttcccactggcgctactccacccacacattttcttaattaaaattttttttttcagttttgcaacaaaataaaaattcaatttggcCGTAAATCTCCAAAGTAGCGGGAGTGGCGTGAGCAGccatttggaattttttgtttgcgaaatatcacaaaaacattaaaaaaaattttttagagttctattccatttttaaatgattttctgTCATTGAAAGTAAAACATCTGtagtgaatttttcaatttttttttgtaattccaaattttccaggtcTCCGGAATGGACGGAACAATGTTCCAAAATATGGAGGAGCCATTCATCCAAATGGTCAGCCACATTCTACAGGACCGATTCAACGAAAAAGCAGAAATGCTCTATAGGAAATTCTTCCAGTTTTGTCTAAAATATCTTCTCGAGGGATTCAACGGAtaactttgttttcttttttgaattttatattgtAATTGGTGTTTCTTCTCACAACAAATAATTCggaacatttccaaaaatgttccacGTAACCGGTCAAATCTCTCTTTCCCTTCataatttctctaaatttcaaaaaattttaaactttccgcagaaatttttttttcacaaagttGGTAGGTATAtacgaaaaatatgaaaattgtatatatttataaataattatctcggaaataatttttttcttgaaacaatAATTGAGCATCGGGTTTTAACTATCCTCTCCTCCCCACTTCCCCACTcccttaatttttttttgaacacccaaattcaaaaatttatatctcATTTCACTTTAGATTTATAAGAAAGttgtcaacaaaaaagttatacGTCTTATCTTTTACTATTCTTTAGTAGTTgacaaacttgaaaaaattgaaaactagcTGAGATATGAGCTTTTGAAGTTGAGTAATTTGGAGCAAATACCATTACAAcgaaagttgtttttttctttcttttttgtgttttttttttgtattttttaaattcgaaatacAACTATGGGAATCTTCTTTAAATGCAAATAGTAAcggaataaataaatttatatggGATTTTTCGAATACTTCCAGTTAGAtgcgttttttgaattgcGAATGCTGCATTAACCTTAACAATAGACTATTGGCAATGAAATGAAAACACACCCAAATATTATataagttttgttttaaaaaactaattacgGTTACGTAGCATCATCTGGCTAGATAGTCTTCATAAATGCTGTTGCGCCAAAACGGCAGCAGTTGGTGTTGACACAGTCTTGGGAGCAATAGATGGAGATTTTGGAAAGATGCCAAAAACACGTTTTCGGTAGACGGGAAGCAGGAGGATAACAGCAACAGGATCCATAAATGGGAAGGCGGATAGGGCAATAACTCCCAAGTAGTTGTTCCACATTCCGAAATCAAATCCTAGCACCGGCCCATACCAGGCTGCCAAGCAAGGGGAGAAGCTGATGCAAATGGGGATGATTGTTTGAACGGACAGAGCACGGAACAATTGTTTATGCATGTTTTTGGTTGTAACTGACATCGCTGGGGTGTCACGCAGTTTTTTCATTATCTAAAACATAGAGGTTAACACGAAACATTATCTACTTAAaatcaggggtgcgcggcaattgccaaaaggCAATTCCACAAAATGATACGGTTGGGCATGTTTCCccgatatttttcattaaaatttaatgatacaatatagaaaaatatttgctttatttgaaaataactttaattTGACTCGGAACTACCgagaaagtgttcaaaaattgtctgaaagttgaaaattgccggtgaaaattgccgaaaaattgacggcaattttcaatattcggacaatttttgagcactttcccggtatttaaaaatcaaataaaagttattttcaagtaaagcaaatatttttctatatatcaggttgtcccataagtttttgtactattttttttttgaaaaaaatttatttctctcaagcgacaagtagtactattcacacaagtattcaccattagtgtccaccacttgttgccatttactaggtaacatcatgatgccacgggagaagaaatccggcgaacgcgatgagaagaaagtggagagttcagttttgagatgctcttcgtcgtcgaattgcttgtcgcgcatgtagtcactgagagacaagaacaaatggtagtcggttggtgcaagatctggagaatatggtggatgcggtaaaacagtccaaccaagatcttgcagcttttggaaagtcttcttggcgacatgaggcctagcattatcgtgaagaaaatatagtttttcatattttccgttggtcttttctgcaactcggtgaagatcaggctttggcgtcggtattcctttctcaccgatcggaagccattgacgttttctggaatggttaacatagagcacccacttctcatctccagtaaccagattgttcagccaatcgaactttcgacgaaaagttgTATGAGAATCACAACGATCAATCACAGAGGTTTGCCACACCCCTTGCTTACTTCTAATAGGTCGACGAATTTTAATATCAGCTGCCGACCAAGCTGAGAAGTAGTGATTACCTTATACCCAAGTACTATATACAATGAGACGGCATACATTGAAACTCCGGACAGAATAAGAATTCCTGCCCAACTTCGTTCCATTACTTGTTTGCTGGCGCCCTGAAGTACAAATCTAGACTTTGTGTAAATTTTCTGGGCTTCCAATCAGCGAGGTTGACCACGCCTCTCAactcgctgattggttggctATCCCAGAAAAGTTTGGGGTTTTAGTTACCATGTAAATTGCTCCCAAAAACGCAATATCATAAGAATCAACTCCGTAGTCTTTTTGGAATGCATCCCTGATATAGTCTTTCATTTCATCGTCTTCATAGAGAAAAAGTTCGCAAATTCCTGCCCAAACAATTCCATGAGTGATGAAGAACAAGAAAATGCAAATACATCCAGTTGGCTGAAAGATACTGTCAACAAGTTGTGGGCTGAAAATGGATATTTATCAGAATGAGAAGACAATTTCCGCATAGCTTACAAAAACAATGTTATGTATCTATAAATGAAGTGAATTATCAGAATACCGTAGGAAAGAGAAACACATCCACATCGAATGGATACAGCGAGTTGGGCAATGTGGAGATTCTGAAAGAAACAGCTCAAAGTTTGAGAATAACTGTAGGTTGTACCACACAgttaaaaatggaatttttccaaatcaacAATAAACAATAAACAGTACTATTAACacatgaaattttattgatcaAATAGCGCTATAGCTCATAATTAAATGTCACCCTGCAgatacttttaattttttatgtttgaattaattttgcaaagaatttagaatagttttccaaattccaaaaaaaatatatgtaagTTGTCGTTTAATATTCCTTCATTTTCTGTGCGAATTTATCATAACTTTgaggttcaaaaaattttgggattaACAAAAATATCACATCTTACCTGAATTCCATATAACGGACCGTCTGTTAAGCATATTACAAACGCAGCTCGGGTACCATGAACTccctaaaaacatttttaaacataaactACCCGTGATTGAAGTTAAAGGAATTAAccatattcttcaaaaattgaaacatctCCAATCTCAAACGTACCACTGGAACAAGCAGCTCAACTGTTGAGTAGCTCATATCGAAAATGGCAaagaaaaacatcaaaaatcgatattttccgaTTGAAGATGATTTTTGTTCAGTTACTATCAGATACATGAAAATTGGATTGACGACAAATGACAAAAtgccaaacatttttggcaaatagtAATGCGTCCAGTGgatgtacatttttttcttgtataAAATATGACCAAAACTGATGAGATGTCAtcaatatataaatatataaatatataaaagcaaTACACCGCTAGGAGGGCGTCGAATTTCCGGTAGGAAAGTTATTAATTATATATGTAATTCTGACAGTTCCTTGTCAATTCTCGACAAGCTTTGCCCAGTTATCAACTACCATTCACAGAAGTGGGTAAAGTTGAGCACTACTGGTGTAAGTTGgtgaaatcggaaaaaaattcaggtcGACGCAATACTGCTGTGAGCCGCTGTGCTTGCGCTAACATGTAAAGGAGAGGGCCTGTGAAATTGGGCTTCATTATATTTTACCTTGTATCTCATTTCTCTTTGTCAGATAAAAGATTATCTTTCCCGCACTTTAGTAGTTCGcaagttcgaaaaaattaaaaactggcTTATATGAGTtttatgagtttttgaaattgcgtttcattatttttttattccggATGAGACAgatattgttttttctttttcattttttgtattttttacacTCGAAATGTCACTATTTATGGGAATCTTCTTTTAATGCGAATAGTAAcgtaataaataattttctatgggattttttaaaatcacaaatcccgctttttcctaaaataaatttaacagATGGCCACaaaaaacttgtttaaaaaactgataTAAAATGCAGAGATAACTAAAAACAACTTCTGGTCAAGTGAGTGGATTGTTTTTTAACAATGGATTTACGTTCtttgacctgaaaaaaaaacaagtctTATTTAACGAAATCATGTACTGCGACAATAAGTATAAATAATGGATTCACTGTGTAGGATGtctcaaaaaagaaattaatatcatggcaaatcagcaaaaactTCTCCTACTTTTTGTGGTTTTACTCATTGCTATTGGTGAGTCGATAATTGGGCAATTAGAGCAAAAGCGGTTCATCAAGTTTCCTACTTTTTTTATTACCACACtcaataaaactaatttttaaaaattcagtgaCCTACGCACATCATCATGATTCAGACTCACACgagcatcatcatcatcacggAATGGTTTCCGAGTAGTGATGTGTATTAACACCAACTACCTACATATGTACGCCTGTGTTGTTgcaatatcatttttttttcaagttttaccTAGAGATCGTACCCCTTACCCTTATCATAATTCTTATACCGATTATTCACTCCAATAGACGTATAAATCCAACATTATATGCCACAGTTAACACAATACTTGGTACTACATATGTACATTTATATTTACGAGAATCATTTACGACCCTGCAGGTGCCGCTCggctgtaaaaaatttggcatcTTTCCGATATTTCTCGACCATAAATTTTcgttgaacgttttttttcataatgttatcgagtaaaatatagtgacTTTTTA
This is a stretch of genomic DNA from Caenorhabditis elegans chromosome V. It encodes these proteins:
- the glb-25 gene encoding Globin domain-containing protein (Confirmed by transcript evidence); this encodes MAVFKKLRKNKDKNLPLPEPEAVKPLDKRIGIDSYRDFFTLKNWWKSVDRKRVEASTYMFSKYLNDFPQNKDLYLKLKNVNAQTVDMNCSDPGFEAIAAQYLKVFDDVITAVEEKPGDVQTACDRLQAVGKMHRQKVSGMDGTMFQNMEEPFIQMVSHILQDRFNEKAEMLYRKFFQFCLKYLLEGFNG
- the fipr-25 gene encoding FIP (Fungus-Induced Protein) Related (Product from WormBase gene class fipr;~Confirmed by transcript evidence); this translates as MANQQKLLLLFVVLLIAIVTYAHHHDSDSHEHHHHHGMVSE
- the fipr-25 gene encoding FIP (Fungus-Induced Protein) Related (Product from WormBase gene class fipr;~Confirmed by transcript evidence), yielding MANQQKLLLLFVVLLIAIDSHEHHHHHGMVSE
- the glb-25 gene encoding Globin domain-containing protein (Confirmed by transcript evidence); this translates as MFSKYLNDFPQNKDLYLKLKNVNAQTVDMNCSDPGFEAIAAQYLKVFDDVITAVEEKPGDVQTACDRLQAVGKMHRQKVSGMDGTMFQNMEEPFIQMVSHILQDRFNEKAEMLYRKFFQFCLKYLLEGFNG
- the glb-25 gene encoding Globin domain-containing protein (Confirmed by transcript evidence) → MGSGASKPPVEKPKPPEPAQPAAETPTLDTRLPYPNFRELFTMKNYWKTVRRSEKDCGKFMLAKYLNDFPQNKDLYLKLKNVNAQTVDMNCSDPGFEAIAAQYLKVFDDVITAVEEKPGDVQTACDRLQAVGKMHRQKVSGMDGTMFQNMEEPFIQMVSHILQDRFNEKAEMLYRKFFQFCLKYLLEGFNG